The Trichoderma breve strain T069 chromosome 2, whole genome shotgun sequence DNA segment GCTTTAATGTGCATCCAACCCTTCATCTGTTCCAAGTGATTACCCCCAATGAGATCGTTCCGATCAAAGCCATAGTCTTGGCCAATTTTCAGAATCTCTTCATGCGGGATCCATACGACACCAGTCTTCTGAACATAGTCGTCCCAGAGACGCagcatttcttctttcttttctggctcCTTTTCTGATAAATCTTCCATCTCACCAGGATCACGGTAAATGTTGTATAACTGCCAGCCGTTGCCGCCTTTGGCTGACTCAATGTTGACCATTTTCCACTCTCCCTTTCGGATCGCACCACGACCGAAGAGTTCCCAGCCCATGTATGTGTCAGTTCCTGAATGAATGCCGTCTGTAGACTCTGATGTGGAATTGCTGGAAGTCATAAAATCCAACCAGGACTTGCCACGCATAGCGGCCACCTTCCTGCCCCTAAACATTCCATCTTTCTCAGCAGGATGTTCTATGCCTGCCATTTGCAAGAAAGTCGGACAAAGGTCCATTACAGTCGAGAAGGACCTGATGATGGTACCATTTTGAAGGTGTTTTGCAAACTTTGGGTAGTGTATCACTAAAATGTGGTTAGATGGAACGCCTGAAAGTTGCAAATGGTGGAAGGACGGTTGCTTACCGAAAGGAACACGAATACCTCCCTCGGTAGAGAAGGCTTTGTATAGGCGGCTGGGTGCTGTACTTGCTTGAGCCCATCTCGAACCGTACCATACGTAACTGTTGGCATGTCCGACGTTCTCGAAGGAGTTATCATAGTACTTGCGAATCGTTGCAACGACATCTGGCCCCATTGTTGGCTGAGCCTCGATATCGGCACCTTCTGCCCCATTGTCACTCTGAAAGATAATGACTGTATTATCAAACTCGCCGCTCTGCTTCAGATATTGAATCATTCTTCCGACATTTTGATCAATGTTATCCACCATGCCGGCGAAGCACTGCATCGCCCGAGCACTGAGCTTGCGTTCCATTGGAGTCATCTCATCCCATTCGCGATTGGTGGGTCCTGCAACGACATCATGTGGTGTGATATTTTCACTGATAATGCCAAgtttcttcatttttctcAATCGCTTTTCGCGAAGGACTTCGGGGCCGTCATCGTATACGCCCTCGTATTTGTCGCGATCAGCATCACTACATTGTAGTGGCCAGTGCGGTGCGAGGAATGGAAGATATGCAAAGAATGGCTTTTCGCTATTATCAGGGGATCGGTCCTTTAGCCAATCAATAAGGTTATCAGTGTAGGAGTCAGAAGAGTAAAACCCTCTCGGGTCGTTAGTGAGGTTCGGCTCCACGTTGTATTTCCTGCCGTCCATCGTATATAGTTGCGGGCTGACGCGAGTGAAGAATGGGGTCTGATGTTTCTCCTCTAGTAGCGGCTCCCAGCCATAGTGATTGCTCTGCCCTCCAAGGAGGGTGAATGCTCTGTCAAAACCTCGTGCCGCAGCATTACTCTCGGGCGTATATCCAAGATGCCACTTGCCAGAAATAAGCGTATGGTAGCCGTTGTCTTGGAGGATCTCGGACAACGCAGCCACGTCATGATTGAGAAATCCTTCGTACCCCTTGACATTAAATTTTGACGAGACTTTGCCCTTATTCTCGCTCATCATTCCCACTCCAGCGATGTGATTGTCCGTTCCGCTCAGAAGCATCGATCGCGTAGGGCTACAGGCCGCCGCGGCATAGTCTTTGGAAGTGTTAGTCAGAGCTTCAACTTACCCCCAGCTATAACTGAACTTACAATCTGTAAACTGGGCTCCATCACGCGCGAGTGTGTCTAAATTAGGGGTATGAATCTCGCTCCCAAAACATCCTATATCGCTATATCCCAGGTCTTTATATGGGTCAGCCGAATtcgtggaagaagattttATTGTCGAAGGTAGGGGGGAGTTGAGGGCCTTGGGAAGGGAGATCTCGCCACATACCATCGGCCAAGATGACCAGGAAATTCGGCCGACTGTCTTTCTTATTTGCGATTGGCATTTTGAACTTAGAGGCAACTTCTATATGGCGCCTTCAAGATACTTGTCATATCAAGCCCCCACAAGATCGTGACGGATCTTTCTAATTATATGTTCATTCGAACGCTCGCCGCCAATTTTACAGTTCTCTTCTCATGCATTCTCTCTTCTAATTACCCCCCACGTAACTGCACCATGGTGTAGACGATGATCTGATGCAGGTGTTGTCCTGCCTAGCTGAATTCCCCGGTCTCCCCGAGGACCCGCCATCCTTCGTGCGAGACTTTACCATGTATTGATCTCAATCATGCTTAGCTTCAGATCGATCACAACATTTTTACCGGGCAATAAATGCACCGAAAGCGGAGATACATGCGTATTTTTCTCACCTCACTCTCCCTTTCTatgactacatgtatgcgGGGAAATAGCTTATCTTCGCTGGAGGCATTGAAATTTGCCCCTCTATGCGATTGCGCTATTGTATATCTATATTTTGCCAGAGCAAGAGGTAGTGGTAGATCCTATTGAATTAGCAAATGCTGCCACCTCAAGGGTCGTGTAGTTTGCTCCAGAGGCAAATGCTGATACTTAGAATGAATGTTGAATACACTTCAGGTTACAATCTTAAAGACACCCAGTTTGTTTAGGCTTTATCCTCCCAATCATCTCAGCTGGCAACACAGCCGACCAGCAAGATGGCAGCAACACAACCAAACATTATCTTTATTATGGCGGATGATCATGCAGCAAAGGCTATCAGCTGTTACGGGGCCGGAATAAACGAAACACCAAATCTTGATCGAATCGCCAATGAAGGCATGAGGTTTGACCATTGTTACGTTACGAATTCTATCTGTGCACCAAGTCGGGcggccatcatcaccggaACTCACAATCATGTCAATGGGGTGTTAACCCTTAACTACAAGATCAACAATGTTCTCCCAATGGTGCAAAAACATCTGAAGCACGCTGGCTATCAAACCGCAATGATTGGCAAATGGCATCTGGGTGAAGGACCCGCACATGAACCTCGCGGGTTTGACTTCTGGGATGTCCTCCCTGGCCAAGGCCTCTACTTCGACCCGATCTTCATAGGACCTAATGGCCGACACATGGAGAGAGGATACGTCACCGATATCATCACGGATAAGACACTCGATTTCATTCGTAACCGAGATACAACAAAGCCATTCTTTGTCATGTGCCACCACAAAGCCCCTCATCGATCTTGGGAGAATCATCCTAAACATAACTCGCTCTACCAGGAGGACATCAAGGTGCCAGAGAGTTTCAACGACGATTATAAGAATCGAgccaaagctgcagctgcggcaAAGATGCGAGTCACCGAAGATTTGAGGTATAATGACCTCGGGCTTTGTCAACCCGAAGGCGGATCAGAAGTCGGCGAGTTGGATGAGCCAAACTTTCCGCAAAGGCCGGATCGC contains these protein-coding regions:
- a CDS encoding sulfatase domain-containing protein: MPIANKKDSRPNFLVILADDLGYSDIGCFGSEIHTPNLDTLARDGAQFTDYYAAAACSPTRSMLLSGTDNHIAGVGMMSENKGKVSSKFNVKGYEGFLNHDVAALSEILQDNGYHTLISGKWHLGYTPESNAAARGFDRAFTLLGGQSNHYGWEPLLEEKHQTPFFTRVSPQLYTMDGRKYNVEPNLTNDPRGFYSSDSYTDNLIDWLKDRSPDNSEKPFFAYLPFLAPHWPLQCSDADRDKYEGVYDDGPEVLREKRLRKMKKLGIISENITPHDVVAGPTNREWDEMTPMERKLSARAMQCFAGMVDNIDQNVGRMIQYLKQSGEFDNTVIIFQSDNGAEGADIEAQPTMGPDVVATIRKYYDNSFENVGHANSYVWYGSRWAQASTAPSRLYKAFSTEGGIRVPFVIHYPKFAKHLQNGTIIRSFSTVMDLCPTFLQMAGIEHPAEKDGMFRGRKVAAMRGTDTYMGWELFGRGAIRKGEWKMVNIESAKGGNGWQLYNIYRDPGEMEDLSEKEPEKKEEMLRLWDDYVQKTGVVWIPHEEILKIGQDYGFDRNDLIGGNHLEQMKGWMHIKAGEETRRGQVTRGG